agatgctggaaaatcgagtacacaaaaaagctggagaaactcagcgggtgcaaacaCCTTTATTTATATCTGGGCTTCTTACAATAAAATTACTCATTACTGGATGGCCTGAGGATAATATGCAGAATGTCACAGAACTGCTCTGGGTGTAAGAATGTTGGCTTCAATGAGTTATCTTATGACTGTGAGTGGGACTATTTTTAGAAATCTGTGGAGACACACTAGACTGTAGCTGCTGGAAtctagaacaaaaaaaaaaaaacagacttctggaagaactcagtgggtcaagcagcatctgtgaatggaaATACGCACACAACGCCtcggggacccatcttcagactgctggTTTAGACAGAAGAAAGCTGGTAAGAAGTAGTGTGAGGAAGAGATGGAGCAACACCTggtaagtgatgggtggatacaaggATTGATTGGCAAATGCTAATCAAAGTTACATTTGCACCCTTTCTCTTACCACCCCAATCCTCATTACCATCTCGCCGACCTAATTCATCTGCCAGTCAACCCCTCcttacctggatccacctatcacttgccagctcttgcctTGCCTGTTTCCCTCATCTCTTAATACCAGCTATCTGCGCCCCCTATTTCATCGGTTTGAAGAAAGGTTCCCATCCAAAACACCGTCTGTGCATTTACAAAACCTATCTAGGCTCTGTGGCAATTGAATATGTTTAACTTGCttaaatgttgttaagctggaaagggtacagagaagatttacaagaatgttgacgggactagagggtctgagttataggcagaggttgagtaggctgggactctattccttggagcacaggaggatgaggagtgatcttatagaggtgtgtaacatcatgagaggaatagatcgggtagatgcacagaatctcttgcccagtgtaagtgaattgaggaccagaggacataggtttaaggtgaaggggaaaagattaaataggaatctgagggttaacgttttcacacaaagggcggtgggtgtatggaacaagctgccagaggaggtagttgaggctgggactatcccaacattcaagaaacagttagacaggtacatggataggacaggtttggagggatatagaccaaattctagcaagtgggactagtgtagctgggacacgttggccggtgtgggctgaagaacccgtttccatgctgtatcactctctgactctataacGTACAACTGTTTGAAGCATCTTCTGCTTGGTCGCACTAGGGACTTTTGGATTTGTTGTTTTGTActatattggggttttttttccgtTTGCTTATTGTGTTATCTATCGACTACTGTATTTACAaacctgtcgtgctgctgcaagttggaatttcattgtactgttTTGTTACATATGACgatgaaacattcttaactgcCTCTTGGTCACTATTGATCCAATTTCCACAGATTTCTCCCTTGTGGCTTCTTTCCTCTCCATTGCTTGGGCTCTGCTGGACTTTCATCAGTCCCTGCGCACATCTCTTTCTGACAAGATGCGTCTTCGATTCAAGTCGACTGTGCCGTACTTCCTGTGCCACCTGCTGCTCATCTGGCCCAGGATCATCAGCATTGCCCTCTTTGCGACCGTATTCAAACAGTATATCTTCTTGCACCTGGCTATAATTTGGCTGCCGATGTTCTTCTGGGCATGGCAGCAGGACACAACCTTTATGAACAGCTTTCCGGAAGAGGTCTTCTACAGAGGTACTGTGGCAGTGATCTTGTACTTCACATGGCTTAATATCGCTGAAGGAAGAACATTCATCAGGCAGATTATCTACCACTCATTCATGGCAGTGGATTGTGCAATCCTGGTTGGCTTTTGGTGGCTCCACAGAGACCCAGATTTAACTGACCCCTACGCAATGCAGTTACTTATCGGAACATCATTATCTTATCTTATTGGTGTGGTTGTGAAATGTGTTTATTACAAGTATCTCCATCCCTTTGTTACGGCAGAGCACCTGCTCAGTACGGACGAAACGGACAGTTTACAGGAGGATGTATTTCGCTCAATCGGCGAGGACAGACCTTTGATGAACGAGAGAATGCAAACCTTTTCCAATAGTTTTTACTCTGTACCTGAGGAAGACAGTCACGTCAGTAAAATGGAGGAAACTAAAATCTAAATCTATAATATTTTCTTACAATGCCAGTTTACAGGAAGGGACCTCCTCTGCCGCTGAATACATATTTATTTCAGGGCAAAATGTGCCATGTGGGCACATTTCAGCCGGAGTGTGCAAAGTTGAAGCTGGTCCTTGTAATGTTATTTTTGTTCCAAATGCCATCTCTCGAGGGCCACAATGCTGCAATGGGAGTCTGTCTGCCaacaactgtaatataacaatAAGCAAGTTATAGGTTCTCACTGTGAACCTTCAGCTTTGGATGTGCAATGGGGCCCGTGTGTGGAGGTGCACTGAACGGCTACAAAGATAACCGGCTCGTGATGGATGTTGACAATATGTATGTGATGGTGACTCGACCCACTATATTCCTCATCTCAACCTCACCATCAGTTTTTAACTTTCAAACCCCTGACCTCACTGCGATGCCCAGATAAAGGGCAATGTGGAAATCTGGTGTACGTAAGGCTAGATATTCGATTGGAAGACTCAACTCATGATGTGACACCATCAGGAGAAAGGACACGTTCAAGTTAACTTGTACATTTGGAAAAATCAATGTGTTTACAACATTTCCTCTTTGTAGTAATTGTGAAGGCAATTGCATTATTGATTGACATTATTTATTCACCAAACAACGAGAATGTTCAACATTTGTTGTTGGGCTATTTAATAGCAAATTAATATCAGTATTAAGCCATGGGGAAACTGCTTTGATCAC
This DNA window, taken from Leucoraja erinacea ecotype New England chromosome 26, Leri_hhj_1, whole genome shotgun sequence, encodes the following:
- the LOC129709894 gene encoding XK-related protein 8-like, with translation MFPADEIRFSVLDLVFIWLGLGTFLLDLGTDAWVAFSFYWSGDYFWGSAVLVLVFLCSAVVQLFSWFWFAGDRQQLESYSNSGRLPKLKVTPGDRVLGLLHWLQLGFLVRYITALELGFRVYKEKETMGLQYAIYLACDISMLRLFESIFESAPQLTLMLYIIMQKNQVEIHQYFSLVASFLSIAWALLDFHQSLRTSLSDKMRLRFKSTVPYFLCHLLLIWPRIISIALFATVFKQYIFLHLAIIWLPMFFWAWQQDTTFMNSFPEEVFYRGTVAVILYFTWLNIAEGRTFIRQIIYHSFMAVDCAILVGFWWLHRDPDLTDPYAMQLLIGTSLSYLIGVVVKCVYYKYLHPFVTAEHLLSTDETDSLQEDVFRSIGEDRPLMNERMQTFSNSFYSVPEEDSHVSKMEETKI